A window of Hippoglossus stenolepis isolate QCI-W04-F060 chromosome 16, HSTE1.2, whole genome shotgun sequence contains these coding sequences:
- the cenpx gene encoding centromere protein X, translating into MAEQQDAALGFRKDTVDKLLKGFFREEKNKLSGDAALLMAELLKVFVEEAAVRSLKQAESEDCDQVDIEHFEKILPQLLLDF; encoded by the exons ATGGCGGAGCAGCAGGATGCGGCACTTGGCTTTAGAAAG GACACAGTGGATAAACTCTTGAAAGGTTTCTtcagggaggagaaaaacaaac TAAGTGGGGATGCCGCCCTGCTGATGGCCGAGCTGCTGAAAGTGTTTGTGGAAG AAGCTGCCGTGAGATCACTGAAACAAGCTGAATCTGAGGACTGCGATCAAGTAGATATCGAGCACTTTGAAAAGATCCTACCTCAGCTG ctgctggacttCTAG